One Desulfovulcanus ferrireducens genomic window, GTAAACATACGAGAAAGTTGAGTTACCATAACTATCAACAATAAAAAGAATATTCATTTATGCTAAATGTACCATTATGCTCTGCCCGCAAGCAAGTTTTTTGCCCCGTTGAATCCAGCAAACCGTGGCTGGCTTTTGCCAGTATTCAACTGGGGTAGATGGGTCCGGGCATTTGCACCAGCTTGAAAGAAATCAGGATTGAAAAAATTATGAAAATTTGTTCTCTGATTAAGGTTTGGGCACAGAAAAGTTTAATCCTCCCAGGCCGATTTGTCTTCCTTGGGTTCCACATGTATGTTTACGTGAGCATTGGGCAGTCTCTTTTGTATATTCTCTTCAATCTTACAGCACAAATCATGGGCCTCTTTGACACTTTTTTGACCTGAAACAAGCATATGAAAATCAATAAATCGTCTAACACCGGACTTTCTTGTCCTTAAACCGTGATAATGAACCCCATCACCAGCGGATTCTCTTATTGTCTGGTCAATGGTTTGCAACTCATCTTCGGGCAGGGACCTGTCCATTAAGCCCAACACGGAGCGCTTTATCAACGAATACCCGGAACACATAATATTTAAGGCCACTAAAATCGCAATGATCGGATCTAAAATAACCCATTCCGGTATGAAATAAATTATGCCCACGCCAATAGTGACACCAAGAGACGTCCAGATATCGGTCATAAGATGTTTGGCATCGGCCTCCAGCGCTATGGAATCAAAAAGTTTGGCCCCTTTCAACATTATCTTTGCCACAACAAAGTTAATCAATGATGCAACCGTTACGACAAGCATACCCACCGGTAAATAATCCAATTTTTGTGGA contains:
- a CDS encoding cation diffusion facilitator family transporter; its protein translation is MVKQLPPRNIALLSVLASILTLALKFGAYLLTSSIGFYSDAAESLINLVASLATVWAISIASRPADDKHSYGYDKAEYFASGFEGSLIIVAAISIIVSAINRFQSPQKLDYLPVGMLVVTVASLINFVVAKIMLKGAKLFDSIALEADAKHLMTDIWTSLGVTIGVGIIYFIPEWVILDPIIAILVALNIMCSGYSLIKRSVLGLMDRSLPEDELQTIDQTIRESAGDGVHYHGLRTRKSGVRRFIDFHMLVSGQKSVKEAHDLCCKIEENIQKRLPNAHVNIHVEPKEDKSAWED